The following DNA comes from Photobacterium sp. DA100.
TCACCAGGACCGAGTTCGTTATTATGCATGACGAGAGGAGTCACAAGTGGCTGGATGGTCGGTGCTTATACCGCGCTTGGCAGCCTTACGGCGATAACTTTAATATTGACCCTGTCGTTTACTGGGTTAGGTGTGATTATCGCGTCTTCAGAAGTTATCTTTAGTCTCATCAAATGGGTAGGCGCGGGCTACTTAGTTTATCTCGGTATAAAGGCGCTAGTATCCAAGCAAGACAGTTACTCAGAGCTGGAGGCGGGCACCGTCTCAAGTCGCAGATTCCCTCATCACTTTGCTAGTGGCTTTATTGTCGGTGCCAGTAATCCCAAAGCGATTTTATTCTTTACCGCTCTTTTTCCTCAGTTCATCAATCCATCAGAAGATCTGTTTTTGCAATATGCCGTCTTTGCTTCGACATTTGTTGTTTTGGAGCTTTCTTGGCTTCTGTTCTATGCCTATTTGGGGGCGAAATCATCTAGTTGGATATTTGCCTCTGGCAGGGCTAGGTTATTTAACCGGTTAACTGGTGGTGTCTTTATCGGGGCCGGTGCCTGGCTATCGACGGCAAGCCGTGCCTAGAAGTTGTAATGTGGCAGATGTGGGGTGAAGGGGCGCAGTTTGCGACCCTTCGAGGATAACTAGCCGTGATGGTGATTGGCAATAACGGTCAAGCAAGTTTCCTAACAGCGATGGTACTCCCAAGAACACATAGGTATGTGTGCTTAGCTGGACTTCTAGTTGAGGCCCTGCTAGAAATTGTGATCTTAATTTGGCAGCTATTATCTAGCCTAGCTTTGTAGCTGTTTCCTTGATCGTCAATAACCCTGAAATGCGAAGTCCTCTTGAAGATGTTCAAAACATCTAAATGAATATGAGTTTCTGTATATAGAGTAGAATGCCGTAACTTCAAGTTGCTGGCGACCAGATCATCTTTCACTTCAAATCCACTTACCTTCATATTTTGTTCTATGTCACTGTATTGTCCCGTGCTCCTATTCTGTCCGAAGAATGCGAAGAGGGTACGGTACTCTCCTCGTTTAACGTGTTGTCGGCCACCGTAGATTTTATATCGTTGTTCCGGCCGAATCGCAGAGAAAAGCTTGTACAAGTTTTCCTTGAGTATGTCTTTGATTACATCTCTTATGCCATATGTGATACATATGGCAAACACCAACCCAGCAGACAAACTCGGTGCGGAATAATGTAATTGATATGTCGCAATGGTAACCAGGCTCATCACACACATACTGCTTAGCGCAATACCGCTATACTTCATCCATGGATTATGCCGTTGACTTGAGAGCACTTGATTTCGGTATGGCACCCAGTTGGGAGCAAATTCAATAATTTCGTTATCTATCATCTCTTCTGAGAAAGCTCTCGGATAGCGCCATATTGACACTTGGTCCCTTTTATTTATCAAACTGATGATTGTCTTATAAACCTGGAGACAGTTCTGAGTGTCATCGTTTAGTTTCAGCCTCTCGTACAGTTTTAATAACTCTTGATATGTCACGACGATCAGTTGCTTGTAAATAGCAGATACCTGAGGGTTGTGAATATTGAGTTGCTCAAATTTGTTACAAATTTTCTCAACCTGCCAGCAAACAAGAGATAGCTTTGTGGTTGAGCTATCACATATTGTTTCCAAACAAGATTTTCGAAGACTGCCATGGTATTCGGAGAGCCAAGCCAATAACTGGTGTTTAGCAAGATTCCATTGATGGTATTCTATCGAAATATGACTTAATTGGTTTTCAATTTCTAACAAGCTAATACTATCGTTGCAAATAAAGAGCCTAGATATCAGGCTCTTTTTTTGTTCTTCTGTTAGCTGTTCAAGCTCATAATTAGTATTCTGACATTCGAACCTAATATTTACTTCTGTAGACTGATGAGCAAAGAGAGCTTGAGAAATTACCAATGTATCATTGTTTCTTAATTCAATGTGCATGGTTATTCCGTCTTTTCTATTTATTAAACTAATCCCAGTAGTTTAGTTGTACAGAAGAAATAGATGATTAAGCCCGAAATATCCACAATAGTTGTAATTGCTGGGCTGGCAACAACGGCAGGGTCTAGGTTCATCCGCTTGCTAAGAAGCGGTAATAGTGCCCCGATAAGGGTGGATGAAATCACTTGGAAGAACAACGCGAGGCCAATCGCAGCAGCCAGCATGCTGAGAGTTTGATTAGCAGGCAGCTCAAGTCCTCTCGAGAGGAATATAACTTTGGCAATACTTACTGCGGCTAATGCTGACCCGATAATGATCGCGATACGTGTTTCTTTCCAAACGACTTTGAGCCAATCTCGGATATTGATGTTGCCAAGTGCCAGTGCTCGAACGATAAGCGTAGCTGACTGACTGCCGGCATTGCCACCGGTATCGGCGATCATCGGCATGTATAGCGCCAAAATGGTGAAGGCAGCAATGGCATCCTCGTAGCTATGAATGATCATTCCTGAAAACAGCCCCATTACAGCAAGTCCGAGTATCCATACTATGCGCTTCTTTACATGGCCCAAGACCGAGAGGTTGATGTAATCCAATTCGTTTTTTTCTTGTTGGATCCCCATAAACCTTTCCATGTCTTCGGTTTGCTCATCCATGACAATATCGATGGCTGCCTTTGCCTCTAGAAGGCCCAAAGGCTCTCCTGTGCTGGTAAGGACGGGCAATACATCAAACTGGCTTTTTTGAAGCAGTTTGACAGCATCCTCTTGGTCCAGACTGAAGTGACAAGTTTCTGCATAGCTTTGGATGCTTTTTAGCTTCAGCCGTGGGGGGGCATAGAATAATTTGTTAAGGGTTACAATGCCGGAATATCTTCCATGGTCATCGGTTGTAATGATATATAAAGAGTTTAACAATGATGTCTTTAATTCATTCTTAAGCTCTGCAACAGAGGTGTTGTGGCTAACAATCGTTGCTGCCGATGCGTTTATCGAGCTTAAAACAGGATCAATTGAGTTACTGAATAGTTCAATATCTTGTTGATAGTGAAACCCACTGAGTGTAGAAAGATCTTTATATTGCTTTTTTGAAACTTGACGTAGAAAAGTAATACTTTGCTGAATAAATTGCGCAGAAAAACACTGGTTGAGCGCATCATGATTACTGTCTGAAATGTATTTTTTAAACGACATTAAATCATTATGAAAAATGTCTAGCTTGTCTTCTGTAGTCGAGTGCTTAATGTTTTGATTTAGAATAAGGTTGTTGAATGTCATTGTAACACACCATTATATTATTGTATTGGGATAGCTTGCCGGTTAAGGCAATAACTGAGAATATAATCTGTGTGAGTTACTAACGAGGGGAAGGGCAGGTAATTTCGCTATGCTGATGACCAGAGTTCAAAATTACTGATTGCGCGGGGGATGTATTTTAAATACTGTTATCAATTCATTCCAGCTTTACATTCCCGATTTCGTTAATAACCCACCGTCTACTGTCGTTATCCATAATTAATCTCCTATCTAATGTGTAGGGGCATGTTAGGTTTCAATTTCTTAATAGTCAATACAGTGTTTTTTATTTTATTGAACCATGTGTTACAAAATATATGGACTGTACCTTTTTGTATTTTTATCAATTTTAGCGTGATAGTTAATTTATAACCATAATGGTTGTGTTGTTTGCGTTGTATTTTTTGAGTGAATGGAAAGGCTGCCGGAGTTAACCTAATGGCAAAATAAAATATGAGCAAAAGCAATCCCATTCAATTGCTTTTGCCCTGTTTTATTACTAATACTCTTCCACTTTCAGTGTTACGTATCCGCGATTGTTACCATAGAATCCCCATGCGTCATTTGGGAAGCAATACAGGTATCCCGATTTTTTCACAGTGATAGTGGTACCTGCCCCTATCGAAAACTCTCTGAGTGGGCTATGTGTACCATCGGTATTTGGGTTACCACCATTGGCAATTGCTCCCATCAAACAGAAGTAGGGGGCATCTTCATTTCGTTTGGTTAACATGAAGTTTGCATCAGGTTTGTCCAGTAACCTTTTGTAGGCTTTTTCTAGTACGCCTAATGCTTCGCTGGCTAGATGGGCCAGTTCGCCAAAGTAAAACTTCCCGTCATTGGTTCCGGCTGGACCGCAAGAGATATTTTTATCCACCCACTGTCCCCGGGCAGTAAAGCGATAGGATTTGCCCTCCTCAAGGTAGATGCCTGTCCATGACCACGGATGTTTGGCGTAGATATCCAGTGTTACCGGGCTGCCGGGCGAAATCGGGCGGGTGGTGCGGTAAGATCCCTGCTTGCGCGGAGGGTTTTCACGCCTTGATAGTGCTGATTCATGGAAGCTGGCTGCTTGTTGAGCAAAACACGGAATGTTTCTAGGCGCTGTGACCAGGACCTTCATCATGCCGACATGGGAATTGTGTAGTTCATCGGCGGGATTAGGTATCACTTGCGCGATCATATTGCTGTGCCATTGCAGATCGGTTGCGACTTTTTGCAGCTCATCGATCATCCATATCAGAGCGATATTAGATAGCCCGTCTTCTTTATACCCACCACCAATATCGCTGTGTACGCCAGGGAACCATAGCTGGCTCATGGAAGGGTGAGGATCAGCTACATCATCTTTCCATAACGTTGGGGTGAAGCTACCACGTTGCTCATCGATCGCAACAGCATGGCGGGCGTGTGCAACATTGTGGCTGAGTTTGACATCATGGAATTGATATTTTTTGGGGTTATCAAAAAGATTTGCAATTGCTTTGTCGTCCGGGATCCCCAGTGCGCCAACGGTATCCCAAACGCCCAGGAAGAAGACCTTATCTGAGTGGGGCAGAAATTCAATGTCGTGATGAGCTCTTAAAAAAATCGCGGACTCTTTGTTTCTGTATCCCTCCTTGTATATGGTTTTAATGATTTCATCCCAATCGGACTCGCTGTGGCGGTGCAGGTCTACGATGCCGAGCTGGCAGATTATTCCTGCAAGACTTCGAGCGGTATATGCACCTCGGCTAAACCCGGTTAATACGATTTTATCTCCGGGCTTATATTTGTCAGCAATCCATTGGTAACAGTCACGAATGTCTTCGGAAATACCAAAACCGAAGATTCCGCCGGTAATTTTATCGAGGCCGCCATCGGTGCCCACACCTGCTTGGTAGCGCGTATATTGGGTATCGGGTATCTCCGGGATAAAGTCGAAAAATTGCTTTACGTTAGTTGGAGACAGCACGTCACCGTCCCTGTTGTCTGGATCGTTCCAGGTTCCATCACAGCAGACAATTAAATAAGCCATCACACCCTCCTTGTATAGGTTGTTGAGTGTACAAAAAGCTTAGTGGTCAGGATGTGCAACCTGTGTGATATTGCTCCAAGATATTTCCAGCAAGGATTGATAAAAATCAAAAGGCAGCAAAGTAGAGGGTGATGTTAAAGCTGAGAGCAAAAAAGAGGGATTTACCGATAAGTAAGATTGGTGCGGAGGGAGGGACTTGAACCCTCACGTCCTTGCGGACACTAGCACCTGAAGCTAGCGCGTCTACCAATTCCGCCACCACCGCATGTCATCTTACTTCACAGTGTCAAAGTGATTTGGAGCGAACAACGGGAATCGAACCCGTGTCATCAGCTTGGGAAGCTGAGGTAATACCATTATACGATGCTCGCCTAGTGTTTTTATAGTTACTATAAAAGTCTAGTCAACTAAGTCACTGATTACAAAGCAACGATAAGCCCGCGCAGCTTTTCTCGCAATGCTAAATGAACATTTTTGCTGGCTTTGTCACATTTTAAGTCGGGATGCAGGATTAATTGCTTGTTTAATAAGCAAATATTGCGTTCTTCACCGTCTGATTTGTGCGGCCTAACTTGTCGGGATTCCTCTCGGTATATACTTATAGCCAAGTTACCTCAAGGTGTAGGATTCAGAGGGCTGACACCCTCCCGAAGGTCTCTGGATCTTGAACTTGCTTGGGGATAATCATAATGATCTCTTGGAGCTTGTGTATGACGTATCGTTTTTTAACTCGTTCGCGAGTGGGGATAGTGTTGTTGTTTGGCAGTGTTCTATTTGCTGGCTGCAATGATTCTTCCGAGTCGGTTATGGGGGCTGATGAGGATGAGCATGGTTGTAAGAGCTCTGCAGGATATGTCTGGTGTGCAAAAACCGCTCAGTGCGAAAGACCGTGGGAATTGGCTGAACGCGAAGGGATAGACAGCACAGAAGAGGCCTTTGAAGCTTATTGCGCCATTGACGATGAAAACTAGTTTTTTCTCCCGCTACATAGTTTATATCCTTTAGAAACGCCCGAAAGAGAGGGCGTTTTATGCACTGGATGCTGATCAGAAAGGCCCGGTACATAGCTTTATACTACATAAATTATGTCTCTCAGGTTTTTATGGTCTAATTATTTATACAGCTGTGCAGAAAATTGAACACAGCCTTCATGGTATGGCTTTTTTGTAAAATGACGGATTGTATTTGCACAGGGATAGTTTGATATTGCTCGGTATTTCAGAAAAGAATAATTACAATTGGCAATATTTTGTGATTTTATTGACAGGATTGTAAATTGTTCTCGACAAAATTGTGCGTGGCACAGGGAGATATTAATGAGTCATTCAGATACTGATCTGACAAATTACAAGCGCAGACAATTTTTGAAAACCACCACCGGGCTTGCCGTTGCAGGGGTTGGCAGTACGCTTTTTAGCGGACAGGCAAGCGCTACTGAAGAAACCACTGACTGGTCTTCGTTTCACTCTGGTGGTAACGAGGCTGATTTTTGGCGGGAAGTGAAGCGTCAGTTTATCCTTGACGATAACTCGACCTACATGAATATAGGGACAACGGGGTCGATGCCTAAGCCGGTGCTGCAGGCCTATGATAAGAATAACAGGACTGTGGCTAAACACCCCTGGGATATGGACGGTAAGTTTGGTGGTTGGCCGTATGTTTCAGAAATGGTGGAAAGTATCGCCGCAGGTTTCGGTGCTGATCCGCACGAGATAATCTTAAGTCGTAACACCACAGACGGCATGTGCTCGATTATCAACGGCCTTCATTTTGAGCCGGGTGATGTGATTCTGACAACCCATCATGAACACGTTGCAGCCACGTCTCCGTTGAATGTTGTCAAGCAGCGTTATGGCGTAGAGGTGGTTGAGGTTGAGTTGCCGGCATACACAGGCACTGAAACCGTTTCAGAGCAGGATTATGTTAGGGCGTTCAGAAAAGCACTTAATGCGTACAGCAATGTAAGGCTGATTGTTTTCTCTCATATCACTTACAAGACCGGTACACGCCTTCCGGCCAAGAAAATTTGCAAGCTGGCGAAAAAATATGCGGTGCCGACGCTGGTGGATGGTGCACATACCATTGGGATGCTGGATCTCGACTTCCATGATATTGATTGTGACTTTTATGCGGGCTCAGGCCATAAGTGGCAGTGTGGTCCCGGAGCAACGGGAATTTTGTATGTGAGGGATAATGCGACAAGGCTGGATGAATATTGGCCAGACTGTGACAATCCACTTTGGTATGTTAATTCCTCGCTTTCCCATGCCGGCTACCTCGGTACTCAATTGCAGATGCAGTATATCGGTAATGATAATTATCCGGCCAAACAAGCGTTGGCGGACAGCTGCAAAATGTGGGACGAAATTGGTCGTCGCCGCATTGAGTCTCGTGTGTTGTACTTGAGTAAGCTATGCAAAAGCCAACTCTCCGATGCCTTACCCCAGGCTCTTATTTTCTCTCCGGATGTTGAAGGGCTAGACAGTGGCTTAACGACTTTTAATCCGTTTCCGTTAGATGTGAATAACGGTGATCGCTTGACTTTGTTCCGGGACAGGCTGCGCGAAGAGTATGGTTACATTATCAGGACGACCAACTTCAAGCTGTATCTAGAGGATGATGAGGCGACCCAGGCGTTGCGGATTTCGACCCACTTATTCCATGACGAGAAAGACGTAAAGGGGCTGGTCAAGGCGATTAAGCACTTATACAAAGATATGATTCAGGCTTAAGCTCAAACGCCCAGTTCGCTGGGCGTTTTTTTGTACTTCACGGATGAAAGGATGGGGTTTAATGACAAAGGCGAAGCACTATTTACGCTGCTTGCTTGTAGCAACAGCTACAGCGATGGGAGCGATGCTGAGCTCATTGGCTTTGGCCGGTGATCTGGCTGAAATCAAAGAGCGGGGCGTAATACGACACATTGGCGTTCCGTATGCAAACTTCGTTTCTTATATTAAAACGGATGATTTTGAATCACTTAGCGGCTTAGATGTCGAGATCGTAAAAGGGTTTGCTGACTTCCTTGGGGTCAAATATGAGTATGTGCCCGCACAATGGAATGATGTGGTCGGAAAGTTGACCGGCCAAGATGCCCTTTATTTGAATAACAGGATAGAGCTTGGCGAAAAGGTATCCATTCAAGGCGATATTATTGCTAACGGGGCGACAGTATTAGACTGGCGCGAAGAGTTGGTGGATTTTTCTGTTGATTACTTTCCTTCAGCGGTTTGGCTGGTGGCTAGGGCGGATTCGACATTAACGCCCATCAAGCCAACCGGCGATATAAACAAAGATATTAATATCGTTAAGGACTTGATTGACGAGAAAGATGTGCTGGCGATGGAACATTCTTGTTTAGACCCGAATTTATATAATTTGTACGAGACAGGGGCAAATATCATTCTTCCTGAACCTGGTCGAAAGTTAAATGAAATGGTCCCGGCCATTTTAAATAATGATGCCGAAACGACACTATTGGATGTCGCTGATACGTTAATTGCGCTTGAAAAGTGGCCTGGGGATATCAAAGTTATTGGACCAATATCACAAGAGCAAAGAATGGCTGCAGCATTTAGGAAAAATAGCCCTGAATTACGCCATGCATTTAATGAATATTTAACTAAGATTAGAAATGATGGTACTTTTCATAAGCTTATAGAAAAGCATTATCCATCAGTGTTTTATTTTTATGGCGACTATTTTAGTAAAAGCAATGAAGCTGATTTATGAATAAACGGATACAAAAACTGTCAAGTAGTAATCTGATCATTATCGCTGCAGTCTTGCTAGCGGCATATTTGATGTTGATTTTGGCGGTTACCAACCTCGGTCAAACAAGGCTCAATGAGTCTCAGCACCGTGAATTGACGCTTAAAGTACAAAGCTATGCCAGCATACTTGAGTATTTTTTCAGCGTTACCAGTGAGGAAGTGTCTGATTTAACGACAGACCGAGCCATGACGACCTTCTTTGCTAACTTGGCATCGGGAATGTCGATGGAGTATGGGCTTGGCGCAAGTTTGATGAAACTTGATTATGAACTAAATAAATTGATCAAAACCAAGTTGGTCAATAAGATACCAGTATATGAGCGCTTTATATTGGCTGGGTACGATGGGGACGTGATTGTCGATACGGCTGAAAATATTCAATTGCAGGTTGATGTTGACAGGCTTCAAAACTCAGCAGAAGGAACGCATGTAATACATAGCCGCAAGGAACAAAATAACCCCCGCATTGAAGTATACCAACCTGTGTACTATTCAGGCAGGCCTGTTGCCTACCTGATTGCCGATATTAATATTTCAGTTATTATTGAGCAACTTACTGCGCAAGAATATGAAGGAAGCCAAAGCCGTATGCTGCTTTCTTCTGCGTCTGATGATATTTTGGTGTGGAACTCAATTAGCGAAGAAAATATTGAGCAGTCGAATATTATTTTTTTCGAGTTACCTATCGAAAACACACCTTACCAACTAAAAGGGTGGTTTTCCCCGGTCAATGATAAAGATATTTTTACGTCCGGATGGTTTGTTGCAGGCATTTCTTTCCTTGCTGTACCTGTTATCGTGGGGTTGTTTTACACGTTTAATATAAATAACGCGAATGTGATTTTAAGAACAAAGTTTGAAGAATCCCATAAACAGCAGCGGGTGCTTGCTGTGAAGAACGAGAGATTAGTAGAAGAAATTGACCTGAGAAAGGCGTCCGAACAGAAATTAGCTTACCAAGCGACTCATGATGCACTCACGGGGCTTCCCAACCGCAAGTATGGCAATGAGCAACTAGAGCGGATTATTGCAGATGCAATCGAGAATGACAGCAAGGTGCTCGTCATGTTCATTGACCTCGATAATTTCAAACAAATCAATGATACATTGGGGCACTTGGCCGGTGACTCTATTTTGATAGAGAGCAGCCAGCGTCTGCTGTCGGCGATTGAAGATTCAAGTGTCTTGGCCCGTTTGGGAGGAGATGAGTTCCTACTGATTATTCCTAATCTTAGCGACGAGAACTATGCTCAAGCATTATCATCGATAATTCTGTCGTTGTTTGATCATCCTTTCACCTGGAAGAATCAAGAGTTCTTCATCACAGCCAGTATCGGCATGTCAATTTACCCGCAAGACGGTGCCAATACCCACCAATTGCTGGCCGCTGCAGATACGGCGATGTATTGGGTGAAGCAGGATGGCCGTAATGCCTATCGGTTTTACGAAACCAGTATGATGACAGATGCCCTGCGGACGTTGGATCTGGACGGGCGGCTTCGCCAGGCTATCAACAACGACGATATCGTCATGTATTATCAGCCCATCTTTGATTTGGTAACGAATCGGATCATTGGGGCGGAAGCCCTCATGCGCTGGCATGACGAAAAACTTGGCTTTATCTCGCCGGAAGAATTCATTCCATTGGCAGAAAAGAATGGCCTGATCCACCGGCTGGGTGAGATTGCGATCTCCCAGGCTTGTCAACAAGCGGCTCGTTGGCAGAGTATTATGCCAATGAAGATATCGATTAACTTTTCTAGCATACAGTTCAGGTACTGCGACAAGCTGTTTTCTCAACTCAAGCAGGGGTTAATTGCTTCGGGGTTGCCTGCCAATCGGTTGGATATCGAAGTGACGGAGAGCCTGCTCTTCAATCATACCCAAGAGGTTGTCACCTTGCTTAATGCGTTACGGGAAGAAGGGGTCGAGCTAACGATTGATGACTTTGGTACAGGATATTCTGCATTGAGTTACTTGCAAAAGTTTCCATTCGACAAGCTCAAGATAGATCGATCTTTTTTGATCGACATTGATCAGAACGAGCCGAACCGCGAACTGGTAAGTGCCATCATTGCAATGGCCAAAGCGTTAAATATTCAAGTGGTTGCGGAAGGGGTTGAAACAAAGTGGCATACCGACTTTTTAATTCAGAACGGGTGTGACTACGGTCAGGGCTATTACTACAGCAAGCCTTTGCCTGCAGACGTCTTCGAACGTCTTCTTTATAAGTCTAGGGTTCCGCAGTCAGTGGCCTGAGGCGGGCGCCAAACTGTCGGCTCTAATCACAATCAACGCAGGTCAACTGAGGTATAACTGCGTTGATTGTTGTTGGATAGGCCGTTATAGCGCTTCTAGAGGGAAGTGCTCACAAGGGGCGACAATCTCGTTCTGCGCGGCAATCGTCTGCAGTTCCCATTCCCCGCGTTGCGAGGTTTCTTTTAGCACGGCATAGCAGGCGTCATTGCAATGGCTGAATGCCGCCTCAGCATTACCTTTTGCCAGGTATTGGCCAGTAAATAGGGCGGAAATAAGATCGCCGACACCAACAGGTTGCTTGTCAAACTCAAGGTGAGGACGTTGGGCAAGCCAGCAGCCTTCCTGGGTGGCTAGCATCATCGAGAAACTCTCGTTTGAAATGCTATGCAGGTGTTTGACCAAAACCATTTTAGGGCCTTTTTCAAGTGCTACTTGGCAAGCTTTAATCGCGTCTTCCAGAGAATTTATCTTCATCCCCGCAAATTGGCTCAGTTCGAACTGGTTAGGCACAATAATGTCAGCCATAGGCATCAAGGTATTGATCAGGTGCTCGGCAATCCCCGGGGCCACGATACAGCCTTTGTCTGGTGCACCCATGACAGGGTCACAAACATACAGTGCCTTAGGGTTGGCCGCTTTAACTTTTTTGACGGTATCAACGATGGCAAGGCACTGTTCTGCACTGCCTTGATAGCCACTGAGCACAGCCTCGCAGTTTTCTAGCTGTCCAATGGCAGCCATGCCAGATACTAGGCTGGTGATATCTTCTGCAGCAAATGCTCGTCCAGTCCAGCCTTCTTTATACTGGGTGTGGTTTGAAAATTGGACGGTATGAATTGGCCAAACTTCAAATCCCATACGTTGAAGGGGAAATACGGCGGAGCTGTTTCCTGCGTGCCCATAAACGACATGTGACTGAACAGAAAGAATACCTTTCATTATTTTTATCCTGTTGGGGTATGTGTACGATGCCGATGATAATGTGATAGACCACGTATCACAATGAATTAATAAGCCGTTGTTATACTCCCTTTGCCGATAAAGCTACAGTGGGAAGTAAGGATTGTGCTTGTCAGTAACGCGATGTCATGTCAGATTGGTTATTATCCATTCTATTGGACAGCTAGTGGATAGCATTGGGAGAAGGTTGCATGGATGTTCAGGAGATATATACAACCACAGAGGTTGAACAAGGGCTCATCGAATTATTAATTGAATGTGTTAATGATGGTGCCTCAATCGGATTTCTACCCCCATTAAAAAAAGTGGAAGCTATTTCTTATTGGCATAGTGTCGAAGAGGAGATAGCAAAAGGCGAGCGACGTCTATTTATTGCCAAACAGGGCGAGAAAGTTGTTGGTGTGGTCCAACTGGCACTGTGTCAGAAAGCAAATGGCAGCCATCGAGCAGAAATAGAAAAGTTGATGGTTTTACCTCAGCAAAGAGGCAACGGGGTAGGAAGGGCCCTGATGGACTGTGTGGAAAAGATGGCGGTTAAACTTGGCCGAAGTCTATTGGTATTAGATACACGCAAAGGCGATGTCGCCGCGAAGTTGTATACCGCGCTGGGCTTCCAACTCGCTGGCGAAATACCAGCCTTTGCGATGAGTGCGGCAGGTCAATTGGACGCGACGCTTTTGTTTTATAAACAGTTGCCATAGTCTTTTGGGCGCCGAATTAAAATAGCTAGCATATTGCTAGCTTTTTTTCTTTGTAGCCACTCCGCCACATGAAAATACTGTCCTGAGTGCATCTTGGTCAATAAATGCGCTGTTAGTTAGCTGAAAGTAATATTCATCATACAAAAAGCACTTAGATAGAGAACAAAAAATACACCAATGGTTTATTTATTTCTTTCTTAATCAACATGTTAGTGACCATTCTTATATCAATATCACAGATATGCAAAAAAGTGCGCACGCCATAGGT
Coding sequences within:
- a CDS encoding GNAT family N-acetyltransferase, whose amino-acid sequence is MDVQEIYTTTEVEQGLIELLIECVNDGASIGFLPPLKKVEAISYWHSVEEEIAKGERRLFIAKQGEKVVGVVQLALCQKANGSHRAEIEKLMVLPQQRGNGVGRALMDCVEKMAVKLGRSLLVLDTRKGDVAAKLYTALGFQLAGEIPAFAMSAAGQLDATLLFYKQLP
- a CDS encoding EAL domain-containing protein produces the protein MNKRIQKLSSSNLIIIAAVLLAAYLMLILAVTNLGQTRLNESQHRELTLKVQSYASILEYFFSVTSEEVSDLTTDRAMTTFFANLASGMSMEYGLGASLMKLDYELNKLIKTKLVNKIPVYERFILAGYDGDVIVDTAENIQLQVDVDRLQNSAEGTHVIHSRKEQNNPRIEVYQPVYYSGRPVAYLIADINISVIIEQLTAQEYEGSQSRMLLSSASDDILVWNSISEENIEQSNIIFFELPIENTPYQLKGWFSPVNDKDIFTSGWFVAGISFLAVPVIVGLFYTFNINNANVILRTKFEESHKQQRVLAVKNERLVEEIDLRKASEQKLAYQATHDALTGLPNRKYGNEQLERIIADAIENDSKVLVMFIDLDNFKQINDTLGHLAGDSILIESSQRLLSAIEDSSVLARLGGDEFLLIIPNLSDENYAQALSSIILSLFDHPFTWKNQEFFITASIGMSIYPQDGANTHQLLAAADTAMYWVKQDGRNAYRFYETSMMTDALRTLDLDGRLRQAINNDDIVMYYQPIFDLVTNRIIGAEALMRWHDEKLGFISPEEFIPLAEKNGLIHRLGEIAISQACQQAARWQSIMPMKISINFSSIQFRYCDKLFSQLKQGLIASGLPANRLDIEVTESLLFNHTQEVVTLLNALREEGVELTIDDFGTGYSALSYLQKFPFDKLKIDRSFLIDIDQNEPNRELVSAIIAMAKALNIQVVAEGVETKWHTDFLIQNGCDYGQGYYYSKPLPADVFERLLYKSRVPQSVA
- the pdxY gene encoding pyridoxal kinase PdxY, coding for MKGILSVQSHVVYGHAGNSSAVFPLQRMGFEVWPIHTVQFSNHTQYKEGWTGRAFAAEDITSLVSGMAAIGQLENCEAVLSGYQGSAEQCLAIVDTVKKVKAANPKALYVCDPVMGAPDKGCIVAPGIAEHLINTLMPMADIIVPNQFELSQFAGMKINSLEDAIKACQVALEKGPKMVLVKHLHSISNESFSMMLATQEGCWLAQRPHLEFDKQPVGVGDLISALFTGQYLAKGNAEAAFSHCNDACYAVLKETSQRGEWELQTIAAQNEIVAPCEHFPLEAL